From the genome of Virgibacillus siamensis, one region includes:
- a CDS encoding ExeA family protein — protein MFNQFYGFTRTPFTRDILTSALYYPDMLDETIGRLEYAAQSQLFVVVTGDAGTGKTTTLRRFTSELDSGHFKVLYLADSKLTPRHFYKGLLEQLGCESKFYRGDAKRQLHNQIEMMRGIHGLLPVVIVDEAHLLDREMLEEVRFLLNFKMDAESPMALILVGQSELWDRLRLQSFAAIRQRIDLQCKLPHYDRAQVGEYIRKHLMEVSAQSDIFTDAAIREIFQFSNGTPRLVNKICTHCLIYGAQNKQKLIDDHMVKLVIEGELS, from the coding sequence ATGTTTAATCAGTTTTATGGCTTTACGCGTACCCCTTTTACGCGGGATATTCTGACATCCGCATTATACTATCCGGATATGCTGGACGAAACAATCGGGAGATTGGAATATGCAGCCCAATCCCAATTATTTGTGGTTGTGACAGGTGATGCTGGGACTGGGAAAACGACGACACTGAGAAGATTTACGAGTGAACTGGATTCCGGTCATTTTAAGGTTTTATATCTAGCCGATTCAAAATTAACACCGCGACATTTTTATAAGGGATTGTTGGAACAGTTGGGATGCGAGTCCAAGTTTTACCGTGGTGACGCTAAACGTCAGTTGCACAATCAAATTGAAATGATGCGTGGTATTCATGGATTATTACCAGTGGTTATTGTAGATGAAGCACATCTTTTGGATCGGGAAATGTTGGAGGAAGTTCGCTTCCTGCTTAATTTTAAAATGGATGCTGAAAGTCCGATGGCGTTGATCCTTGTTGGACAGAGTGAACTTTGGGATCGGCTTAGGCTCCAATCATTTGCGGCTATTCGGCAGCGAATTGACCTGCAATGTAAGCTTCCGCACTATGATCGTGCTCAGGTGGGTGAATATATACGGAAACATTTAATGGAAGTTAGCGCTCAAAGTGACATTTTCACAGATGCCGCCATACGTGAAATTTTCCAGTTTTCGAATGGGACGCCAAGACTGGTCAACAAAATTTGTACGCATTGTCTCATTTACGGTGCCCAAAATAAACAAAAGCTTATCGATGACCATATGGTAAAGCTGGTCATAGAAGGTGAACTATCATGA
- a CDS encoding DUF5348 domain-containing protein — protein MTEGIMTYEYDRDAWVVEINGYQYTLLCGESFELIVGQRNIPSRLELGEDWYIIMEENVPFDLRICNVYHIYI, from the coding sequence ATGACAGAAGGGATAATGACGTATGAATATGATCGAGACGCCTGGGTGGTTGAAATAAATGGTTATCAATATACACTCCTCTGCGGGGAGTCATTTGAACTCATTGTTGGACAACGTAACATCCCTTCAAGGCTAGAATTGGGAGAAGACTGGTATATTATAATGGAGGAGAATGTTCCATTCGATCTTCGAATATGTAACGTATACCATATTTACATCTAA
- a CDS encoding IS110 family transposase yields the protein MIYLGIDIGKRHHEAGFINEKGNSIGKTVRFANSKTGSDKLLKFLNQHQATPENCICGMEATGHYWLSVFSFLHKLEFKVTVFNPMQSDALRKFYIRKTKTDVKDAFLIAQVIRIDSPKETPFIEEDLLQLRHLERLRYTLVDQSSDVKRKVIALLDQVFPEYEQIFSDVFGVSSTEVLLNYTLPEDLLNIDTDKLADLLNTVSKGRYGKTRARSKAEQLKDNAQHTFGVSIGSDVFRMQIQLLLEQIMLLEKQLIQIEETMMELSNRQEHFLTTITGVSHVTAAVILGEIGSINRFERPGQLVAFAGLDASVNQSGEFNSSHTKISKRGSPYLRRAIWQAAFVASFNDPALSLYYQKLRSRGKAHGTAVGAVARKLTHIIFAILRDGKPYQPRAQ from the coding sequence ATGATTTATCTTGGCATTGATATTGGAAAACGGCATCACGAAGCTGGATTCATTAACGAAAAGGGCAATTCTATTGGAAAAACAGTACGTTTCGCTAACTCTAAAACAGGCAGTGATAAACTCCTTAAATTCCTGAATCAGCACCAAGCCACACCCGAAAATTGCATTTGTGGTATGGAAGCCACTGGTCATTATTGGTTATCTGTTTTTTCTTTTCTTCATAAACTTGAGTTTAAGGTTACCGTTTTTAACCCGATGCAGTCCGATGCTTTACGAAAATTTTATATTCGTAAGACAAAAACAGATGTGAAGGATGCCTTTCTCATTGCCCAGGTAATTCGAATTGACTCTCCGAAAGAAACGCCTTTTATAGAAGAAGATTTACTTCAACTTCGGCATCTTGAGCGATTACGTTATACTTTAGTTGACCAAAGCTCCGATGTTAAACGGAAAGTCATCGCTTTATTAGACCAGGTATTCCCGGAATATGAACAGATCTTTTCTGATGTTTTCGGTGTTTCTTCCACTGAAGTTCTTTTAAACTATACATTACCAGAGGACCTACTAAACATTGACACCGATAAACTTGCTGACTTACTCAACACTGTTAGTAAAGGACGTTATGGAAAAACAAGGGCACGCAGTAAAGCAGAACAATTAAAGGATAATGCACAACATACCTTTGGAGTTTCCATCGGTTCAGATGTTTTTAGGATGCAGATCCAACTTTTATTGGAACAAATCATGTTACTTGAAAAACAATTAATACAAATCGAGGAAACCATGATGGAGCTCTCGAATCGACAAGAGCATTTTTTAACGACCATTACTGGAGTGAGTCACGTAACAGCTGCTGTCATATTAGGTGAAATTGGATCCATTAATCGCTTTGAGCGCCCTGGACAGTTAGTCGCGTTTGCCGGTTTAGATGCGTCCGTTAACCAATCGGGCGAGTTTAACAGTTCCCATACCAAGATCTCAAAACGCGGCTCCCCTTATCTGAGACGCGCTATTTGGCAAGCAGCATTTGTGGCTAGTTTTAATGATCCTGCATTATCCCTTTATTATCAAAAGTTAAGAAGTCGAGGTAAAGCCCATGGAACTGCGGTAGGTGCTGTCGCAAGGAAATTAACACACATTATTTTTGCGATTTTGAGAGATGGGAAACCCTATCAACCTCGAGCTCAATGA
- a CDS encoding zeta toxin family protein, with product MHSHQPIFFVFAGNNGSGKSTFRNLIIDKLGVDINIDPDTIARRIDPENPESKRVTAGKEVIRSVNEYIQEGKDFSIETTLAGKNALRQISQAKEKGYEVTMFYIALSNVNQNIERVAMRVKNGGHYIPTEDILRRDKTSFKHLYEYAPIIDNLIAIDNSKDDGEIVLEINNGKITFKSNDLPNWSLPLWNQFQKDSPTEL from the coding sequence ATGCATTCTCACCAACCAATATTTTTTGTGTTTGCAGGTAACAATGGCAGTGGCAAAAGCACTTTCCGCAATTTGATTATTGACAAACTTGGTGTCGATATCAACATTGACCCTGATACTATTGCAAGAAGAATAGATCCGGAAAACCCTGAGTCAAAAAGAGTAACTGCGGGTAAAGAAGTCATTAGATCAGTTAACGAATATATCCAAGAAGGTAAGGATTTTTCAATTGAAACAACACTTGCTGGAAAAAATGCACTTAGACAAATAAGCCAGGCCAAAGAAAAAGGTTATGAAGTGACGATGTTTTACATTGCACTCAGCAACGTAAATCAAAACATCGAACGAGTTGCTATGAGAGTAAAAAATGGCGGTCATTATATTCCAACAGAGGATATTCTCAGAAGAGATAAAACTTCATTTAAACACCTTTATGAATATGCACCTATTATCGATAATTTAATTGCAATCGACAACAGTAAAGATGATGGAGAAATTGTATTAGAAATAAATAATGGTAAAATTACTTTCAAATCAAATGATCTCCCCAACTGGTCCCTGCCTCTTTGGAATCAGTTTCAAAAGGATTCACCAACAGAACTATAA
- a CDS encoding tyrosine-type recombinase/integrase: MLLSEAWEKYQSDKRIEGYSPLTLKMYGFQCGLLKRYFDDARMSELTTENLKQYLGEAGGHLKSSSLGHRVRFIKSLFKWTHEEGYILKNPAAKLKEPKLGQRIPKFLSEREIEHLREGCHTPMENALFEFFYSTGCRIGEVAKLNRDDINFAGNSVIVQGKGDKEREVYFNIRCGIWLNRYLEERDDDESCLFVTERRPKRRMSIDTLRYIVRRISNRAGITKTIHPHQLRHSYATHMVDNGAPLEVIQSLLGHEKSETTKIYAHLSGKLRHDFYSKYF; the protein is encoded by the coding sequence ATGTTGTTGTCGGAAGCATGGGAAAAGTATCAGTCAGATAAAAGAATTGAAGGGTATTCTCCTCTTACATTGAAGATGTATGGTTTTCAATGTGGTCTGTTAAAACGTTATTTCGATGATGCCAGAATGAGTGAGTTGACTACAGAAAATCTGAAACAATACCTTGGCGAAGCTGGAGGACATTTAAAATCATCCAGTTTGGGTCATCGTGTGCGTTTCATAAAGTCATTGTTTAAATGGACACATGAGGAAGGGTATATTTTAAAGAATCCGGCTGCCAAATTAAAGGAGCCGAAGTTAGGACAGCGAATTCCAAAATTTCTTTCCGAACGTGAAATTGAACACCTTCGAGAAGGATGCCATACACCGATGGAAAATGCCTTGTTTGAATTTTTTTATTCTACTGGTTGTCGTATTGGGGAGGTTGCGAAATTAAATCGAGATGATATTAATTTTGCAGGAAACTCTGTAATTGTGCAAGGGAAAGGGGATAAAGAAAGAGAAGTTTACTTTAATATACGCTGTGGGATATGGTTGAACAGGTATTTAGAGGAGCGTGACGATGACGAATCCTGTTTGTTTGTCACAGAGCGCAGGCCTAAGAGGCGTATGAGTATAGATACCTTAAGATACATTGTGAGACGTATTTCGAATCGTGCTGGAATCACAAAAACGATTCACCCACATCAATTGCGTCACAGTTACGCTACTCATATGGTAGACAACGGTGCACCTCTTGAAGTAATCCAGAGCCTTCTTGGTCACGAAAAGAGTGAGACAACAAAAATTTATGCTCATCTCAGTGGTAAATTAAGACATGATTTTTACAGCAAGTATTTTTGA
- a CDS encoding ArsR/SmtB family transcription factor, with translation MDLLTTGINRKREKYTVEIKSSLLWESALGIAAITNKELISTLDLSEKDQGLIDQSLTKDMKEHLEYVQTNNTWKTLLQILHQKDFEDLVSFNKYVKGLSSKELKGVAIPFLGKDAEVFRNKLLNGSAEALKELQYITKDHTFLSTYLEFIYKVPIETLKTHLIAVMSGWFKAIIEPHKEKLESILLRDKTLKEKMLDNFEPDQFVEWATDGVQYAPEPSVHKVLLIPHYIYRPWNVEADLEGVKVFYYAVANESITEEGKFVPNKLLVQRFKALADETRLKILKMTKENNVTLQELTIELELGKTTVHHHLKILKSARLVSQSSNGYGIVDKAIESLPTELKLYLES, from the coding sequence ATGGATTTATTAACGACAGGGATAAATCGAAAGAGGGAAAAATATACCGTTGAGATAAAAAGCTCTCTTTTGTGGGAATCGGCATTAGGGATAGCAGCCATTACGAATAAAGAATTAATCAGCACCTTAGATCTTTCTGAAAAGGATCAAGGATTGATAGACCAATCTTTAACTAAAGATATGAAAGAGCACCTTGAGTATGTCCAAACAAACAATACATGGAAGACCCTTCTACAAATTTTACATCAAAAGGATTTTGAGGATTTAGTTTCGTTTAATAAATATGTAAAGGGTTTATCTTCCAAAGAATTAAAGGGAGTTGCAATTCCCTTTCTAGGCAAAGACGCAGAAGTGTTCAGAAATAAGCTATTAAATGGATCAGCAGAAGCACTTAAAGAACTACAATACATAACAAAAGATCACACTTTTCTTTCGACATACCTAGAATTTATTTATAAAGTACCTATTGAAACATTGAAGACTCACTTGATTGCAGTGATGTCTGGTTGGTTTAAAGCAATTATAGAGCCTCATAAGGAAAAATTGGAATCTATACTTTTGAGGGATAAAACTTTGAAAGAAAAGATGCTCGATAATTTTGAACCAGATCAGTTTGTAGAATGGGCAACAGACGGTGTGCAATATGCCCCAGAACCAAGTGTCCACAAGGTTTTACTTATCCCCCATTATATTTATCGTCCTTGGAATGTTGAAGCTGACTTGGAAGGCGTAAAAGTTTTTTATTATGCCGTAGCAAATGAGAGCATCACGGAAGAAGGGAAATTTGTACCCAATAAACTTTTGGTACAAAGGTTTAAAGCGTTGGCAGATGAGACTCGTTTAAAAATCTTAAAAATGACCAAAGAAAATAATGTAACTCTCCAAGAATTAACAATTGAGTTGGAGTTGGGAAAAACAACCGTTCATCATCATTTAAAAATCTTAAAGTCCGCAAGGTTAGTTTCGCAGAGTTCGAATGGATACGGCATAGTTGATAAAGCGATAGAGAGTCTGCCAACAGAACTAAAACTTTACCTAGAAAGTTAA
- a CDS encoding MFS transporter — translation MGVPAAHGESKKKVPEFKKNYAVFRFIGGNLISFFGDQIYLIALPLIVLALTGSPLSMGIVAALERLPILIQPFTGVLADNFNRKKILLVCDLARFLIIGTLGILYIMDNLHIWGIYVAAFIVGILTQVYNTSQFASVPRLVQKKDLQLVNSINTGIFQTAVFIAPGLGGILISVFNPGIGLIINSLSFLIGYLVILSLNIDSDLQKEKISVSKVFTDIKESFIFVIHQKPILYTNLAMLFSIFGTTLFLTMLVIHLKSTVGLDAVRIGYLLSIGGVAAIVGALLTNVLKRYYSYRRILFFAGVVGGGSIIAFGLHDDFIWLVIMNALGTISAAIMSPCVVTIRQKLSPDRLLGRVQATSRFMTWILMPISALVAGIIGEYFGTTLTLIIGGTIALFASFIYLHPSLNEA, via the coding sequence ATGGGAGTCCCAGCTGCACATGGTGAATCAAAGAAGAAAGTGCCTGAGTTTAAAAAGAATTATGCTGTATTTAGATTTATTGGTGGAAACTTAATTTCTTTTTTCGGAGATCAAATATACTTAATTGCTTTACCTCTTATTGTGTTGGCTCTAACTGGTTCACCATTAAGTATGGGGATTGTAGCAGCATTAGAGAGGCTTCCAATTTTAATTCAACCGTTTACAGGTGTATTGGCAGATAATTTTAACCGCAAAAAAATTTTATTGGTTTGTGACTTGGCTAGGTTTTTGATAATCGGTACTTTAGGAATATTATACATAATGGATAACTTACATATATGGGGAATTTATGTAGCTGCTTTCATCGTCGGTATCTTAACCCAAGTGTATAATACATCCCAATTTGCATCTGTACCTAGACTGGTGCAGAAAAAGGATTTACAATTGGTAAACTCGATTAATACAGGGATATTTCAAACAGCTGTATTTATTGCCCCCGGGTTAGGTGGAATTCTGATTAGCGTTTTTAATCCTGGAATAGGATTAATTATAAACAGTCTTTCTTTCTTGATCGGGTATTTGGTTATATTGAGTCTTAACATAGATAGTGACTTACAAAAGGAAAAAATTAGTGTTTCAAAAGTATTTACTGATATCAAAGAAAGTTTTATCTTTGTCATTCACCAGAAACCTATATTATACACAAATCTGGCTATGCTTTTTTCAATATTTGGAACCACGCTTTTTTTAACAATGCTGGTCATTCATTTAAAATCTACAGTAGGCTTAGATGCTGTTCGTATAGGATATTTACTTTCTATTGGTGGTGTAGCTGCAATTGTTGGTGCACTACTGACAAACGTACTTAAAAGATATTATTCGTACAGAAGAATTTTATTTTTTGCTGGTGTTGTAGGGGGCGGATCAATTATAGCTTTTGGATTACACGATGACTTTATTTGGTTAGTAATAATGAATGCATTAGGAACAATAAGTGCAGCCATTATGAGTCCTTGTGTTGTAACCATAAGACAAAAGCTTAGCCCTGATCGTTTATTAGGGCGTGTACAAGCAACGAGTCGCTTTATGACATGGATTTTAATGCCTATTTCTGCGTTAGTTGCTGGGATCATAGGTGAATACTTCGGTACTACCTTAACTTTAATAATAGGGGGAACAATTGCTTTATTTGCTTCTTTTATTTATTTACATCCTTCTCTAAATGAAGCATAA
- a CDS encoding GNAT family N-acetyltransferase: MEIRTVNSSDYYVLSPLINNWWGGRRMSDMLPKLFFDHFSDSSFIAEENGEIIGFLIGFLSQSHLDEAYIHFVGVHPEYRKRSIGKELYHQFFSKVQSENRNKVRCVTSPVNKISIAYHTRMGFDIEQGDKIVGGTSVKADYDGRDQDRVLFMKELI, from the coding sequence ATGGAAATTCGAACAGTAAATAGTTCAGATTACTATGTATTATCACCATTAATAAATAATTGGTGGGGTGGGCGACGAATGTCAGACATGTTGCCGAAATTATTTTTTGATCATTTTAGCGACTCAAGTTTTATTGCTGAAGAAAATGGTGAGATTATAGGTTTTTTAATTGGATTTTTATCTCAATCTCATTTAGATGAAGCGTACATACATTTTGTTGGTGTTCACCCGGAGTATCGTAAACGAAGTATAGGAAAGGAGCTTTATCACCAATTTTTCTCTAAAGTGCAGAGTGAAAATCGAAACAAAGTACGTTGTGTTACTTCCCCAGTCAATAAAATATCTATTGCTTATCATACAAGAATGGGCTTTGATATTGAACAGGGTGATAAAATAGTAGGTGGTACATCTGTGAAAGCAGATTATGACGGACGAGATCAAGATAGAGTATTGTTTATGAAAGAACTAATTTAA
- a CDS encoding IS110 family transposase, producing MDPVIGLDVAKGESQVQAFLQRKKTYKKSFKFAHDLQGLGVFYEFFREVKQVSGQSPAVIFESTGHYHEPVLQYLEEHGITYYLINPMVAHKAKQTSLRKVKTDKMDAFHLGELYYKEDLEAFQKKTVKTLNLRQLTRQHSALTESYVEIKLQCQTILDQVFPEYHHVFSNLYGNISLKTLFQYSTSFDVKNTTQEQLATDMYQIGAKRSYAWFLDKARQLKDAAERNPFQDRIYHGHLISLRMYIQMILQYQEHLSKMREEIDALAETFEDYKLIQSIPGVGGKIAATIISEIGEIDQFPHPKKVAAYAGIDPEVFESGKFKATINCITKRGSSRLRQALYSAVQCGIAKNRNTKLRAFYDRKREEGKPHKVAVIACANKLIHWIHAMLKRKEAFVDQL from the coding sequence ATGGACCCTGTCATTGGCCTGGATGTTGCAAAAGGTGAAAGCCAGGTCCAAGCCTTTTTACAAAGGAAAAAAACGTATAAGAAAAGCTTTAAATTTGCACATGATTTACAAGGGCTAGGTGTGTTTTATGAATTTTTCCGGGAGGTGAAGCAAGTTTCCGGACAATCTCCAGCTGTTATATTTGAATCGACTGGGCACTATCATGAGCCTGTTCTGCAATATCTTGAAGAACATGGAATCACTTATTATTTAATCAATCCAATGGTTGCACACAAGGCAAAACAGACAAGCCTTCGCAAAGTGAAGACAGATAAAATGGATGCTTTCCATCTGGGGGAGCTATACTACAAAGAAGATTTGGAAGCGTTCCAAAAGAAAACGGTAAAAACGCTGAATCTGCGCCAATTAACGAGACAACATAGTGCTTTAACCGAAAGCTATGTTGAAATCAAACTTCAATGTCAAACGATCTTGGATCAGGTATTCCCAGAATATCATCATGTTTTCAGTAATTTATATGGCAACATTTCATTGAAAACGTTGTTCCAGTATTCAACATCTTTCGATGTCAAAAACACCACACAAGAGCAATTAGCCACTGATATGTACCAGATTGGGGCGAAACGTTCTTATGCATGGTTTTTGGATAAAGCACGTCAGTTAAAAGATGCAGCAGAGCGCAATCCATTTCAAGACCGTATCTACCATGGTCATCTCATTAGTTTGCGTATGTACATTCAGATGATTCTTCAATACCAGGAGCATCTATCCAAAATGAGAGAAGAGATAGATGCCCTTGCTGAAACCTTTGAGGATTATAAACTGATTCAGTCGATTCCCGGAGTTGGGGGTAAGATTGCCGCCACAATCATCTCTGAAATTGGAGAAATCGATCAGTTTCCTCATCCGAAAAAAGTAGCTGCCTACGCAGGCATAGATCCAGAAGTTTTTGAATCCGGTAAATTTAAAGCCACTATCAATTGTATCACGAAAAGAGGCTCGTCAAGATTACGTCAAGCTCTCTATTCAGCAGTGCAATGCGGAATAGCGAAAAATCGTAACACAAAACTACGAGCTTTTTATGATAGAAAACGCGAAGAAGGTAAACCGCATAAAGTAGCTGTTATTGCCTGTGCCAATAAACTAATTCATTGGATCCATGCCATGTTAAAACGCAAAGAAGCCTTTGTAGATCAATTATAA